A single region of the Alkalidesulfovibrio alkalitolerans DSM 16529 genome encodes:
- a CDS encoding HAD family hydrolase, with amino-acid sequence MTFCFSPLAEFRPAVLKGLIFDCDGVMLDSRQANVSYYNVYRAALGLGPMSVEEEDYVHAHAVHDSLRRITPPELAHRIQEVRAGLDYRQVLPSLVMEPGLIELLGWCKSVGLRLAVNTNRTTTMHWVIDYFGLRGFFMPVVTAGDVTNPKPHPESLNKVLNTWGLPPHEVAFIGDTWVDERTAQAAGVPFWAYKNENLCADLHVGGFWDLLACLRRRFNRAQVARTGNRQGK; translated from the coding sequence ATGACCTTCTGCTTCTCCCCCCTGGCCGAGTTCAGGCCCGCCGTGCTCAAGGGCCTGATCTTCGACTGCGACGGAGTTATGCTCGATTCCCGCCAGGCGAACGTGAGCTACTACAACGTGTACAGGGCCGCCTTGGGGCTTGGTCCCATGTCCGTGGAGGAAGAGGACTACGTCCACGCCCATGCGGTGCACGATTCGCTCAGGCGCATCACGCCGCCCGAACTGGCGCATCGCATCCAGGAAGTCAGGGCAGGCCTCGATTACCGCCAGGTGCTTCCGTCGCTGGTCATGGAACCGGGATTGATTGAATTGCTGGGCTGGTGCAAAAGCGTGGGGCTTCGGTTGGCCGTGAACACCAACCGGACCACAACAATGCATTGGGTCATAGACTACTTCGGTTTGCGCGGTTTCTTCATGCCCGTGGTCACGGCCGGGGACGTGACGAACCCGAAGCCCCACCCCGAGAGCCTGAACAAGGTGCTGAACACCTGGGGCTTGCCGCCCCATGAGGTGGCCTTCATCGGCGACACGTGGGTGGACGAACGTACGGCCCAGGCCGCCGGAGTGCCCTTTTGGGCCTACAAGAACGAAAATCTTTGCGCCGACCTGCACGTCGGCGGTTTTTGGGATCTTCTGGCCTGTCTGCGACGGCGCTTCAACCGTGCGCAGGTCGCGCGGACGGGGAATCGGCAGGGAAAATAA
- a CDS encoding N-acetylmuramoyl-L-alanine amidase family protein, whose amino-acid sequence MQYDELKGLLSRDASIARMTRRAAVQLLAVSAVTAASLPWAMSALARESPQGLDPHTEAFRGQELLTRGRYAEAADVLAAAAATAPREEWIWLLAGRAQFFAGRFGEARESFRRVLRLNPADAQAQMMLERISMHPLPDDVQPQATVRGEANAGKAREEARAALAGRAMARVVIDPGHGGRDVGSSGPAGRYEKDAALALSLRAARRLKAVEPDLGVFLTRRADRFLTVAERVGAAERLSAGLFVSLHCDVSIEEPEVYIWGEAATSSPALRATARENAALRLETTALDRQGVGALFSRALRRRVQAVSAALAQILAQEIGAGGGHAGPFKILAQARVPSVLIIVPWMSREFEDIWAERLAAAVQRLRVLSGEAS is encoded by the coding sequence ATGCAATACGACGAACTGAAGGGGCTCTTGAGCCGGGACGCCAGCATTGCCCGCATGACGAGACGGGCTGCGGTCCAACTGCTGGCCGTGTCTGCGGTTACGGCTGCAAGCCTGCCGTGGGCCATGTCCGCCCTGGCGCGAGAATCCCCCCAAGGCCTCGATCCGCACACCGAGGCTTTTCGAGGACAGGAACTTTTGACGCGAGGCCGCTATGCCGAGGCGGCCGATGTCCTTGCCGCGGCAGCGGCGACCGCGCCGCGCGAGGAATGGATATGGTTGCTGGCGGGCCGGGCGCAGTTTTTTGCCGGTCGATTTGGCGAGGCTCGAGAAAGCTTTCGCCGTGTGCTTCGTCTCAATCCTGCCGATGCCCAGGCGCAGATGATGCTTGAACGGATTTCGATGCATCCGTTGCCCGATGACGTACAGCCACAGGCGACCGTTCGTGGGGAGGCGAACGCAGGCAAGGCGAGGGAGGAAGCACGGGCGGCCCTGGCTGGGCGAGCCATGGCGCGAGTGGTCATCGACCCTGGGCATGGCGGGCGCGATGTTGGCAGTTCCGGACCGGCGGGAAGGTACGAGAAGGACGCCGCCCTGGCCTTGTCGCTGAGGGCGGCCAGGAGGCTGAAAGCCGTGGAGCCTGATCTCGGTGTGTTTCTGACGCGCCGCGCCGACCGTTTTCTGACTGTTGCCGAACGTGTAGGCGCTGCCGAGCGGCTGTCCGCTGGACTGTTTGTGTCGCTGCACTGCGACGTGTCCATCGAAGAGCCGGAAGTCTACATCTGGGGCGAGGCCGCGACATCTTCCCCGGCCTTGCGCGCGACCGCGCGAGAGAACGCGGCGCTGCGACTCGAAACCACGGCCTTGGATCGACAGGGGGTTGGTGCGCTTTTCAGCCGGGCTTTGCGCAGGCGCGTTCAAGCCGTGTCCGCCGCCTTGGCTCAGATTTTGGCCCAGGAGATTGGCGCGGGAGGGGGGCACGCAGGTCCGTTCAAAATCCTGGCGCAGGCGCGGGTTCCCTCTGTCCTGATCATCGTGCCCTGGATGTCCAGGGAATTCGAAGATATATGGGCCGAGCGCCTGGCTGCGGCCGTACAGCGCTTGCGCGTCCTATCCGGGGAGGCGTCGTGA
- a CDS encoding DUF465 domain-containing protein encodes MEPQEIAIIEKHCVEDAELKALWDLHLDYERRLDKLSKKPYLTPSEEVDIKELKKKKLAGKTKLQALIEKYKS; translated from the coding sequence ATGGAACCGCAAGAGATCGCCATCATTGAGAAGCACTGTGTCGAAGACGCCGAACTCAAGGCGCTGTGGGACCTGCATCTCGATTACGAGCGTCGCCTGGATAAGCTATCCAAGAAGCCTTACCTAACCCCCTCCGAAGAGGTGGATATCAAGGAACTGAAGAAGAAGAAGCTTGCGGGCAAAACGAAGCTGCAAGCCTTGATCGAAAAATACAAATCCTAG
- a CDS encoding NADH-quinone oxidoreductase subunit 5 family protein codes for MLDSLLFLLIVLPVLGGLACYALPSRHLRGAVVVGTCVVTAAASLALLGNGAFATTPGSLFFIPVRGLVVLLDFTLLFAILAIAFKLKNKLIQLVFAAQIVLLAWFELFMATPTGAPTFFADTLSIIMVLIVSIVGSLICIYAIPYMQAHEEHLHLDRTRQPRFFLFLVGFLGAMNGLVLADDITFFYLFFEITTLCSFMLIGHDGTDEAKKNASHALLLNGVGGLAFVIGMMWAYSAVGTLSIQEIVAAGPTAQGLLFALALLCLAGFTKAAQLPFQSWLLGAMVAPTPTSALLHSATMVKAGVFLVLRFAPAYAGTFLATAIAVCGAFTFVATAALAVSQSNAKKILAYSTISNLGLMICCAGIGTPQAITAGVLLLIFHAVSKGLLFCCVGHIEQHIHSRDIEDMRGLSAVMPRVAMITLIGLLTMMLPPFGVLLAKWMAIESAGHNLFVIVMLAIGSALTVLIYARWGGNMMNAPHNAEPKHPSMPILTSFPLLAMVCGALLLSLAAPLLYSRLVEPLLPIAAYVVEAGSLRNPVGAFTLYPLFILLGFGVFYAMRQVMKTREAHRSTPYFGGANLPDSTGFTGPLRAPVPYQSANYYMTNVFGEEKLTIWINLGAGMLLAMLLGGALS; via the coding sequence ATGCTGGATTCGTTGCTCTTTCTCCTGATCGTGCTCCCAGTGTTGGGCGGGCTCGCGTGCTACGCGCTGCCGTCACGGCACCTGCGGGGCGCGGTGGTGGTCGGAACGTGCGTCGTTACGGCCGCCGCGTCGTTGGCGTTGCTCGGAAACGGGGCGTTCGCAACCACACCGGGCAGTTTGTTCTTCATTCCTGTCCGAGGGCTGGTCGTTCTGCTCGACTTCACCCTGCTGTTCGCGATTCTCGCAATCGCTTTCAAACTCAAGAACAAGCTTATCCAGTTGGTTTTCGCCGCACAAATCGTGCTGCTTGCCTGGTTCGAGCTGTTCATGGCCACCCCCACAGGCGCGCCGACCTTCTTCGCCGACACCTTGTCCATCATTATGGTGCTCATCGTCTCGATCGTGGGTTCGCTGATCTGCATCTACGCCATTCCGTACATGCAGGCCCACGAGGAACACCTGCACCTGGACAGGACGCGCCAGCCGCGCTTCTTCCTGTTCCTCGTCGGCTTCCTCGGCGCCATGAACGGCTTGGTTCTGGCCGATGACATCACTTTCTTCTACCTGTTCTTCGAAATCACGACCCTGTGTTCCTTCATGCTCATCGGACATGACGGCACGGACGAAGCCAAAAAGAACGCCAGCCACGCGCTGCTTCTGAACGGCGTCGGAGGTTTGGCCTTCGTGATCGGCATGATGTGGGCCTACTCCGCCGTGGGCACGCTCTCAATCCAGGAAATCGTGGCCGCCGGCCCCACCGCGCAGGGCCTGCTCTTCGCCCTGGCGCTGCTGTGCCTCGCGGGCTTCACCAAGGCCGCGCAGCTCCCCTTCCAGAGCTGGCTGCTCGGCGCCATGGTCGCGCCCACGCCCACCTCTGCGCTGCTCCACTCCGCCACCATGGTCAAGGCGGGCGTCTTCCTGGTGCTGCGCTTCGCCCCGGCCTATGCGGGAACCTTCCTGGCCACAGCCATCGCGGTTTGTGGTGCCTTCACCTTTGTGGCCACCGCCGCTCTCGCCGTGAGCCAGTCCAACGCCAAGAAAATCCTGGCCTACTCGACCATCTCGAACCTCGGCCTGATGATCTGCTGCGCCGGCATCGGCACGCCGCAGGCCATCACCGCCGGAGTTCTGCTGCTGATCTTCCACGCTGTCTCCAAGGGCCTTCTGTTCTGCTGCGTGGGCCACATCGAGCAACACATCCACAGCCGCGACATCGAAGACATGCGCGGACTTTCCGCGGTCATGCCCCGCGTGGCCATGATCACCCTGATCGGCCTTCTGACCATGATGCTGCCGCCCTTCGGCGTGCTGCTCGCCAAGTGGATGGCCATCGAATCCGCCGGCCACAACCTGTTCGTGATCGTCATGCTGGCCATCGGCAGCGCGCTGACCGTGCTCATCTACGCGCGTTGGGGTGGCAACATGATGAACGCTCCGCACAATGCCGAGCCCAAGCATCCGTCCATGCCCATCCTGACCAGCTTCCCTCTCCTGGCCATGGTCTGCGGCGCGCTCCTGCTCTCGCTCGCCGCACCGCTGCTCTACAGCCGCCTCGTCGAGCCGCTCCTGCCTATCGCCGCCTACGTCGTCGAGGCAGGCTCGCTGCGCAACCCGGTCGGCGCCTTCACGTTGTACCCGCTCTTCATCCTGCTCGGCTTCGGCGTCTTCTACGCCATGCGTCAGGTCATGAAGACCCGCGAGGCGCACCGTTCCACGCCGTACTTCGGCGGCGCGAACCTGCCCGACTCCACGGGCTTCACCGGTCCGCTGCGCGCGCCGGTGCCCTACCAAAGCGCCAACTACTACATGACCAACGTGTTCGGTGAGGAAAAGCTGACCATCTGGATCAACCTGGGTGCGGGCATGCTGCTCGCCATGCTGCTGGGAGGGGCGCTCTCATGA
- the ilvB gene encoding biosynthetic-type acetolactate synthase large subunit: protein MELTGAQILLECLKREGVEVLFGYPGGAVIDIYDELPRHPLKHILVRHEQGAVHAADGFARASGKVGVCLVTSGPGATNAVTGIATAYMDSIPLVAITGQVPTPLIGNDAFQEVDIVGITRPCTKHNYLVKDVRDLALTIRRAFYLARSGRPGPVLVDLPKDVLQTRTPFIWPDDEAIKMRSYNPTSKPNKRQLQKVAELVKNAKQPVFYAGGGVVSANASDDLTWLARRLHMPVTATLMGLGCFPADDPLWLGMLGMHGTYAANRAIQDSDLIIAAGARFDDRVTGKIAEFAPKAKLVHIDIDPTSIQKNVLVHVPIVADVKHALADLRSIIEHEMTDFDFVSVHEPWVKHTLEWELEHPIKYVPAKRGEPVKPQYVVEKIYELTKGEAIIATEVGQNQMWTAQFFGFQRPRTFLSSGGLGTMGYGFPAAIGAQMAFPDKLVIDIAGDGSIQMNIQELATAVCYNLPVKIVILNNGYLGMVRQWQELFYKKNYCATCMDAQPDFVKLAEAYGAAGFRVTRTRDVEKVLKEAFATPKPVIVDVRVAPEENVYPMVPAGKSLGEMLLV, encoded by the coding sequence ATGGAGCTCACTGGAGCTCAGATATTGCTCGAATGCCTGAAAAGGGAGGGAGTGGAAGTCCTTTTCGGTTACCCCGGTGGGGCCGTGATCGATATCTACGACGAACTTCCTCGGCATCCGCTCAAACACATCCTGGTTCGTCACGAGCAGGGTGCCGTCCACGCGGCCGACGGCTTCGCCCGCGCCTCGGGCAAGGTCGGCGTGTGCCTGGTGACTTCCGGTCCCGGCGCGACCAACGCCGTGACTGGAATCGCCACGGCCTACATGGATTCCATTCCCCTGGTGGCCATCACCGGGCAGGTGCCCACCCCCCTGATCGGCAATGATGCCTTCCAGGAAGTGGACATCGTGGGCATCACCCGACCCTGCACCAAGCACAATTACCTCGTCAAGGATGTCAGGGATCTCGCCCTGACCATCCGGCGAGCCTTCTATCTGGCCCGTTCGGGCCGACCGGGTCCCGTGCTCGTCGATCTTCCCAAGGATGTCCTGCAAACCAGGACACCCTTCATCTGGCCCGACGACGAGGCCATCAAAATGCGCAGCTACAATCCGACCTCCAAGCCCAACAAACGGCAGCTGCAAAAGGTGGCCGAACTGGTCAAGAACGCCAAGCAGCCGGTCTTCTACGCGGGGGGCGGGGTCGTCTCCGCGAACGCGTCCGATGACCTGACGTGGCTTGCGCGCAGGCTGCACATGCCGGTCACTGCCACGCTCATGGGGCTTGGCTGTTTTCCGGCCGACGACCCGCTGTGGCTCGGCATGCTCGGTATGCACGGCACCTACGCCGCCAACCGGGCCATTCAGGATTCGGATCTGATCATCGCCGCAGGCGCGCGTTTCGACGACCGAGTCACCGGCAAGATCGCCGAGTTCGCGCCCAAGGCCAAGCTCGTGCACATCGACATTGATCCCACCTCGATCCAGAAGAACGTGCTCGTGCATGTGCCCATCGTGGCCGACGTCAAGCACGCCCTGGCCGATCTGCGATCCATCATCGAGCACGAAATGACGGATTTCGACTTCGTTTCCGTGCATGAGCCGTGGGTCAAGCACACACTGGAGTGGGAGCTCGAACATCCCATCAAGTACGTGCCCGCCAAACGCGGCGAGCCGGTCAAGCCGCAGTACGTAGTGGAGAAGATCTACGAGCTGACCAAGGGCGAGGCCATCATCGCCACCGAGGTCGGGCAGAACCAAATGTGGACCGCTCAGTTCTTCGGGTTCCAACGGCCGCGTACCTTCCTGTCCTCAGGCGGTCTCGGGACCATGGGCTATGGCTTTCCCGCAGCCATTGGCGCGCAGATGGCCTTTCCCGATAAGCTTGTCATCGACATCGCCGGTGACGGCTCGATCCAGATGAACATACAGGAACTGGCCACGGCCGTGTGCTACAACCTGCCTGTGAAAATCGTCATCCTGAACAACGGGTATCTCGGCATGGTCCGTCAGTGGCAGGAGCTTTTCTACAAGAAGAACTACTGCGCTACCTGCATGGACGCCCAGCCCGACTTCGTGAAGCTGGCCGAAGCCTACGGGGCCGCCGGGTTCCGCGTCACGCGCACACGCGACGTGGAAAAGGTGCTCAAGGAGGCCTTCGCGACGCCAAAGCCCGTCATCGTGGACGTGCGCGTGGCTCCGGAAGAAAACGTCTATCCCATGGTGCCCGCGGGCAAGTCCCTGGGCGAAATGCTGTTGGTGTAG
- a CDS encoding NADH-quinone oxidoreductase subunit B family protein has protein sequence MLKNMIQNSRLKSPWIIHFDCGSCNGCDIEVLACLTPIYDVERFGIVNVGNPKHADALLVTGTVNHRNKHVLKTIYDQMPGPKLVIAIGACGLSGGVFREAPNVVGGVDKIIPVDVYVPGCPPKPEAIIDGVVAGLGKLAELQKQAAG, from the coding sequence ATGCTGAAAAACATGATCCAAAACTCCAGGCTCAAATCGCCCTGGATCATTCACTTCGACTGCGGCTCCTGCAACGGCTGCGATATCGAGGTTCTTGCCTGCCTCACGCCGATCTACGACGTGGAACGCTTCGGCATCGTCAACGTCGGCAATCCCAAACACGCCGACGCGCTCCTGGTGACAGGTACCGTGAACCATCGCAACAAGCACGTGCTGAAAACCATCTACGATCAGATGCCCGGACCCAAGCTGGTGATCGCCATCGGCGCTTGCGGCCTTTCGGGCGGCGTCTTCCGCGAGGCCCCCAACGTGGTCGGTGGCGTGGACAAGATCATCCCCGTGGACGTCTACGTTCCTGGCTGCCCCCCCAAGCCCGAAGCCATCATCGACGGCGTCGTGGCGGGACTCGGCAAGCTTGCCGAACTGCAAAAACAGGCCGCGGGCTAA
- a CDS encoding respiratory chain complex I subunit 1 family protein: protein MTAIVLGLIGIILAPILGGLIAGLDRRVTARMQSRFGPPILQPFYDVFKLLGKDAAVVNVWQVFCAYMYLAAAAVSVGLLFAGQDLLLIFFVQAVGAVFLVIGALAAPSPYSQVGAHRELLQILAYEPLLILVFVGIYLSTGSFMVADIWNTDTPLLLELPLLFVVLGYALTIKLRKSPFDLSTSHHGHQEIVKGVLTEYSGPHLAIIEIAHWYETIFVLGLCALFWHTSLFGMAILLMATYFAEVLLDNVTARMTWRWMLGSVWGIGLAMAAVNLVWITFKGA from the coding sequence ATGACCGCAATCGTGCTCGGCCTCATCGGCATCATTCTGGCCCCGATTCTCGGCGGCCTCATCGCAGGCCTGGACCGCAGGGTCACCGCGCGCATGCAGTCGCGCTTCGGCCCCCCGATCCTGCAGCCCTTCTATGACGTCTTCAAACTCCTGGGCAAGGACGCCGCCGTCGTCAACGTCTGGCAAGTCTTTTGCGCCTACATGTACTTGGCCGCTGCGGCCGTATCCGTCGGCCTGCTCTTCGCGGGACAGGACCTGCTCCTGATCTTCTTCGTCCAGGCCGTCGGCGCCGTGTTCCTGGTTATCGGCGCCCTGGCCGCGCCCTCGCCCTACTCCCAGGTGGGCGCGCACCGCGAGCTTCTGCAGATACTGGCCTACGAGCCGCTGCTGATCCTCGTGTTCGTAGGCATCTACCTGAGCACGGGCTCGTTCATGGTTGCCGACATCTGGAACACGGACACCCCGCTGCTTCTCGAACTGCCGCTGCTCTTCGTGGTGCTCGGCTACGCCCTGACCATCAAGCTGCGCAAGTCGCCCTTCGACCTCTCCACCAGCCACCACGGCCACCAGGAAATCGTCAAAGGCGTGCTCACCGAATATTCCGGTCCGCACCTGGCAATCATCGAGATCGCCCACTGGTACGAGACCATCTTCGTGCTCGGCCTGTGCGCTCTGTTCTGGCACACCTCTCTCTTCGGCATGGCCATCCTGCTCATGGCCACCTACTTCGCCGAGGTGCTGCTGGACAACGTCACCGCGCGCATGACTTGGCGCTGGATGCTCGGCTCCGTGTGGGGCATTGGCCTCGCCATGGCCGCCGTCAATCTCGTCTGGATCACCTTCAAGGGGGCCTAA
- a CDS encoding SixA phosphatase family protein codes for MELYLMQHGANLSSDIDPAKPLSPVGIDVSAKAARMLKSLGAVPGLIATSPKLRARQTATVVARELGYPESAIEVLEALSPSAKPETTFESLRRRADVSPALVIGHMPHLAHFINLLACPQGGVNLVLEHGSLTRLDIPHVLPGKGRIVLHLRPAIYTLLR; via the coding sequence ATGGAACTCTACCTCATGCAACACGGTGCGAATCTTTCCTCGGACATCGATCCCGCCAAGCCCCTTTCCCCCGTGGGGATCGACGTCTCGGCAAAGGCCGCACGGATGCTCAAGAGCCTCGGCGCGGTTCCCGGCCTCATCGCAACGAGTCCGAAACTGCGCGCCCGGCAAACAGCCACGGTCGTGGCCCGCGAACTCGGCTATCCAGAATCCGCCATCGAAGTACTCGAGGCCCTTTCGCCGAGTGCCAAGCCCGAGACGACCTTCGAGTCGCTACGGCGCCGGGCCGATGTATCTCCCGCACTCGTCATCGGCCACATGCCGCACCTCGCCCACTTCATCAACCTCCTCGCCTGCCCCCAAGGCGGCGTGAACCTCGTTCTGGAACACGGCTCCCTGACCCGTCTCGACATCCCTCACGTGCTCCCAGGAAAGGGGCGGATCGTGTTGCACCTTCGCCCAGCGATCTATACGCTGCTTCGCTAG
- a CDS encoding tetratricopeptide repeat protein, which yields MNARIAVVLFLLWIAVPCEHLSASGFGAEDHLARAAEWEARGQPDRAAIEYGRALAVRPDDAYVLCALGRLLLFEGNETQATERFEAALTVDPGNLLAMELLGMAALDRDDTEEAHALFSSVLIHDPTRPYAHLGMAVACLSLDEDEAAFEHLFFALDATLDDPDAASLARDLFSWMGLAHSARLAQERVVQVRPRDPAAVADLGWRLWADGDESLADSAFRQALRLDPLEAEAALPLAWMLLDTASRLEESGNRERAARFADEARRLLNSIVP from the coding sequence GTGAACGCCCGAATAGCCGTTGTTCTCTTTCTGCTCTGGATCGCCGTGCCCTGCGAACATCTTTCGGCCTCGGGCTTTGGCGCGGAGGACCACCTCGCTCGCGCGGCGGAGTGGGAAGCACGGGGACAGCCCGACCGGGCGGCCATCGAATACGGACGCGCCCTGGCCGTACGGCCCGACGATGCCTACGTCCTGTGCGCTCTGGGGCGGCTGTTGCTCTTCGAAGGCAACGAGACCCAAGCCACGGAGCGGTTTGAAGCTGCCCTGACTGTCGATCCGGGTAATCTCCTGGCCATGGAGCTTTTGGGCATGGCGGCCCTTGACCGCGACGACACGGAGGAGGCGCACGCCCTGTTCTCGTCCGTCCTGATTCATGACCCGACGCGGCCGTACGCTCATCTTGGCATGGCCGTGGCGTGTCTTTCCCTGGACGAGGATGAAGCCGCGTTCGAGCATCTCTTTTTCGCTCTGGACGCCACGCTAGACGATCCGGATGCGGCGTCCCTGGCCCGGGATCTTTTTTCGTGGATGGGGCTTGCGCATTCGGCTCGTTTGGCACAGGAGCGGGTCGTTCAGGTCAGACCACGCGACCCTGCCGCAGTGGCGGATCTCGGCTGGAGGCTTTGGGCCGATGGTGATGAGTCGCTTGCGGACAGCGCTTTCAGGCAGGCGTTGCGGCTCGATCCACTGGAGGCCGAAGCCGCGTTGCCGCTGGCTTGGATGTTGCTCGACACAGCCAGCCGTCTTGAAGAATCTGGCAATCGCGAGCGGGCCGCACGGTTTGCCGATGAGGCGCGACGCCTGTTGAACAGTATTGTGCCCTAG
- a CDS encoding NADH-quinone oxidoreductase subunit C, whose translation MQGNIITVTPENVVGEVVNLVNSGWRMVTMSCVEISEEKFELLYHFDKDLALTHLRLTIDRGQAVPSVTPVLFMAVLVENEIKDHYGVCFDGLPLDFDGKLYLEDDIKATPFCKYGTVRKQ comes from the coding sequence ATGCAAGGAAACATCATCACCGTGACCCCCGAAAACGTGGTCGGCGAGGTCGTGAATCTCGTCAACTCCGGCTGGCGCATGGTCACCATGTCCTGCGTCGAGATCTCCGAGGAAAAATTCGAGCTGCTTTACCACTTCGACAAAGACCTCGCCCTGACGCACCTGCGCCTGACGATCGATCGGGGACAGGCCGTGCCGAGCGTCACGCCCGTGCTGTTCATGGCCGTGCTTGTGGAAAACGAAATCAAGGACCATTACGGCGTCTGCTTCGACGGGCTGCCTCTTGATTTCGACGGCAAGCTCTACCTGGAAGACGACATCAAGGCCACGCCGTTCTGCAAGTACGGCACGGTCCGCAAACAGTAA
- a CDS encoding DUF167 domain-containing protein translates to MVGDDLPFYVTRAGSGIYRVDVWVQPGASRNELAGEYQGRLKVRVAAPANDNKANKTLAAFFAETLGLKSSHVELASGFTGRKKTLHVRTDRDLSWPSGVPAAGR, encoded by the coding sequence ATGGTGGGGGACGATCTGCCGTTTTACGTCACGCGGGCCGGAAGCGGCATTTATCGCGTGGACGTCTGGGTGCAGCCCGGGGCGAGCAGAAACGAGTTGGCCGGCGAATACCAAGGACGCCTCAAGGTCCGGGTCGCGGCTCCGGCCAACGACAACAAGGCCAACAAGACTCTGGCCGCCTTTTTTGCGGAAACTCTTGGTCTGAAATCAAGCCACGTGGAGCTGGCGAGCGGCTTCACCGGTCGGAAGAAGACGCTCCACGTCAGGACGGATAGGGATCTGTCCTGGCCTTCGGGCGTTCCGGCCGCAGGCCGCTGA
- a CDS encoding YggT family protein, with amino-acid sequence MDILGGNFLGAIASVLSMVLTLYFWIVIISAVLSWVNPDPYNPIVRTLRNLTEPVFYRIRRTFPFVVISGIDLSPIVVILGIQFLERFVVASLASFAMRM; translated from the coding sequence ATGGATATTTTAGGCGGGAATTTCTTGGGGGCCATTGCGAGCGTTCTTAGCATGGTCCTGACGCTCTACTTCTGGATAGTCATCATCTCCGCAGTTCTTTCCTGGGTGAATCCGGACCCCTACAATCCGATCGTGCGCACCCTGCGCAATCTCACAGAGCCTGTTTTCTACCGCATCCGGCGCACGTTTCCGTTCGTGGTGATCAGTGGCATCGACCTCTCGCCTATCGTGGTCATCCTGGGAATCCAGTTTCTTGAACGGTTCGTGGTCGCGTCGCTGGCGTCCTTCGCTATGCGGATGTGA
- a CDS encoding DivIVA domain-containing protein produces the protein MPISKIDIDNKRFGRTFRGYDPREVDAFLQEVSEEMGDLSDERQRLQESVARLENLLDEHKQREQTLRDTLMTTQKMIDQLKANARKEAQLIIDEAQARAEDMLNQSHLRLAQIHDDIVELKRQRTQFEVKLKSLLDAHQKMLELESREQEELDSMESKLKFFKKAT, from the coding sequence ATGCCCATTTCCAAGATCGATATCGACAACAAACGCTTCGGGCGGACGTTCAGGGGCTATGACCCTCGCGAAGTGGACGCCTTTCTACAAGAAGTGTCCGAGGAGATGGGTGATCTTTCCGACGAGCGTCAGCGGCTTCAGGAAAGCGTAGCCCGTCTCGAAAACCTTCTCGACGAGCACAAGCAACGTGAACAGACGCTGCGCGATACCCTGATGACCACGCAGAAGATGATCGACCAGTTGAAGGCCAACGCGCGCAAGGAAGCCCAACTGATCATCGACGAGGCCCAGGCTCGGGCCGAGGACATGCTCAACCAGTCGCACCTGCGGTTGGCCCAGATCCACGACGACATCGTGGAGCTCAAGCGTCAGCGCACCCAGTTCGAAGTCAAGCTCAAGAGCCTGCTCGACGCCCACCAGAAGATGCTGGAGCTCGAAAGCCGCGAGCAGGAAGAACTGGATTCCATGGAATCGAAGCTCAAGTTCTTCAAGAAGGCGACTTAG
- a CDS encoding twin-arginine translocase TatA/TatE family subunit, translated as MIGGIGIWEMLIVLVIVLVIFGANKLPEIGGGMGKAIRNFRKATSEPDEIDVTPGKKTEKKSEEAEKKDS; from the coding sequence ATGATCGGTGGAATCGGTATATGGGAAATGCTCATCGTTTTGGTCATCGTGCTCGTGATATTCGGGGCCAACAAGCTTCCGGAGATCGGCGGGGGCATGGGCAAGGCAATCAGAAATTTTAGAAAGGCCACCTCCGAACCTGACGAGATCGACGTCACTCCTGGCAAAAAGACCGAGAAGAAATCCGAAGAAGCCGAAAAGAAGGATTCCTGA